One Arvicanthis niloticus isolate mArvNil1 chromosome 3, mArvNil1.pat.X, whole genome shotgun sequence DNA segment encodes these proteins:
- the Rnase13 gene encoding putative inactive ribonuclease-like protein 13: MAPDVAWLLVLQLVLRPTLVTGITTQAAIKNFRTLHVDYPMVNYPKGFQGYCNGLIAYVRGKLQDWYCPKIHYVVHAPLESIQKFCKYSESFCENYNEYCTLTRNSFPITVCTLGHKQAPTSCSYNSTLTNQRLYLLCSRKHDAEPIDIIGLY; this comes from the coding sequence ATGGCACCAGACGTGGCCTGGCTCCTGGTCCTCCAGCTTGTCTTACGGCCAACTCTGGTGACAGGCATCACGACGCAGGCAGCCATCAAGAACTTCCGAACTTTACATGTTGACTACCCCATGGTTAACTATCCGAAGGGTTTCCAAGGATACTGTAATGGCCTCATTGCCTACGTGAGAGGCAAACTGCAGGACTGGTACTGCCCTAAGATCCACTATGTGGTCCATGCCCCCTTGGAAAGCATCCAGAAGTTCTGCAAATACAGCGAGAGCTTCTGTGAAAACTACAATGAGTACTGCACCCTCACTCGGAACTCCTTCCCCATCACAGTCTGCACCCTGGGCCATAAACAGGCACCAACCAGCTGTAGCTACAATAGCACCCTGACCAACCAAAGGCTGTACTTGCTCTGCTCCCGCAAGCATGATGCTGAGCCAATAGACATCATTGGCCTCTACTAG
- the Tppp2 gene encoding tubulin polymerization-promoting protein family member 2, with translation MASEAEKTFHRFAVFGESSSSGNEITNKNFSKLCKDCGIMDGKAVTSTDVDIVFSKVKAKNARTINFQQFQEAMKELGQKRFKGKNPNEALEDVFKLMEGKDPATTGATKATTVGGVDRLTDTSKYTGTHKERFDESGKGKGIEGREETTDNSGYVSGYKGAGTYDKKSQ, from the exons ATGGCCTCAGAAGCAGAAAAAACATTCCATCGATTTGCTGTCTTTGGAGAATCATCCAGCAGTGGCAATGAAATTACCAACAAGAACTTCTCCAAACTCTGTAAAGACTGTGGCATCATGGATGGCAAGGCAGTGACCTCCACAGATGTGGACATTGTGTTCAGCAAAGTGAA GGCCAAGAATGCCAGAACCATCAACTTTCAACAGTTTCAAGAGGCGATGAAGGAGCTGGGCCAAAAGCGCTTCAAGGGGAAGAACCCAAACGAGGCTTTGGAAGATGTTTTTAAACTCATGGAAGGCAAGGACCCTGCCACCACTGGTGCTACG AAAGCGACCACCGTGGGTGGAGTAGACCGGTTGACCGACACCAGTAAGTACACCGGAACCCACAAGGAGCGCTTTGATGAGAGTGGCAAGGGAAAAGGTATCGAAGGACGGGAAGAGACCACTGACAACTCAGGCTACGTGAGTGGCTACAAGGGAGCTGGCACCTATGACAAGAAAAGTCAGTAG